One stretch of Monomorium pharaonis isolate MP-MQ-018 chromosome 10, ASM1337386v2, whole genome shotgun sequence DNA includes these proteins:
- the LOC118647666 gene encoding uncharacterized protein LOC118647666, translated as MTKIKKTKFYSCQHRNKRLEQAVREIKIDNSHNELENETETSMSESANSSDRQLCINEDVSFELEYNEACNRSIQDEVQEVLEEEEIEEEEEEEAISSDEYDSEDSLELERDIDNRINIDRLKTNLVQWSHKNNINISAVTNLLHTLRKENVMKILPRDGRTLLKTPKKSNVIPMEHGQYCHFGIEEGLRHIINVSGGFRCLPEEIHLSVNIDGLPLAKSSKSQLWPILGSFRNFVNKSPFLIGAFHGYEKPAGVELFLHYFIEEAKNLVQNGFTYADNNIPFYIDCFICDAPARAYICCMKGHSGYYGCPKCETRGIYQGKVVFVEMNAPLRTAESFVNQTQAQHHTGISPLLQLNIDMISQIPLDYMHLVVLGQVKKMLKMMTGNLNPMKLGAQQVVDMSRRQLALRAHIPFEFARKPRSLDELDRMKATEHREFALYTGGVVLRKIVRQGVYEHFLKLSVAIRILATPGIDMEQNRYAKRLLEEYFTDFLKLYGENNATYNTHGLLHLTDDALKWGTLDAFSAFIFENYLQQIKKIMRKNDKPLQQLSNRISEIKNSVTVETVERIETYKLGKQCYNRCLINDCTAPMYKKIQFQYFTITTKAPNNCCIMKDESIGPKLLSRRRMSFEGQFLRNIGQPTSVESSARLTILTQLVRT; from the exons atgacgaaaataaaaaaaacaaagttttatagttgTCAGCATCGAAACAAACGTTTAGAACAAGCGGTAcgggaaattaaaattgataatagcCATAATGAATTGGAAAATGAAACTGAAACGAGTATGTCAGAGTCAGCCAATAGCAGTGACAGACAGTTGTGTATAAACGAAGACGTTTCATTCGAGTTAGAGTACAACGAAGCATGTAATCGATCAATACAAGATGAAGTACAAGAAGTTTTAGAAGAGGAGGaaatagaagaagaagaagaagaagaagcaaTATCGTCAGATGAATACGATAGCGAAGATTCATTGGAGTTGGAACGTGATATTGacaatagaataaatattgacAGATTAAAGACAAATCTAGTACAATGGAgtcataaaaacaatataaatatatccgCCGTAACGAATCTTTTACACacattaagaaaagaaaacgttATGAAAATCCTTCCCCGTGATGGTCGAACATTATTGAAAACTCCCAAAAAGTCGAACGTTATTCCAATGGAGCATGGGCAATACTGTCATTTTGGAATAGAGGAAGGCTTGCGGCATATAATTAATGTCAGTGGTGGCTTTAGATGTCTACCGGAAGAAATACATTTGTCTGTGAACATAGATGGATTACCACTTGCAAAGAGTTCCAAAAGCCAACTATGGCCTATTCTTGGAAGTTTTcgaaattttgtaaacaaatcACCGTTTTTGATTGGAGCCTTTCACGGATATGAAAAACCTGCAGGCGTTGAACTCtttttacattactttatCGAAGAAGCTAAAAATCTTGTACAAAATGGTTTTACTTATGCTGACAATAATATACCATTCTACATCGATTGCTTTATATGTGACGCTCCTGCGAGGGCTTATATTTGTTGTATGAAAGGTCACAGCGGATATTATGGGTGTCCTAAATGTGAAACTAGAGGTATCTATCAAGGAAAAGTAGTATTTGTTGAAATGAATGCTCCGTTACGTACCGCTGAATCATTTGTCAATCAAACCCAAGCTCAACATCATACTGGAATAAGTCCCTTACTACAACTTAATATAGATATGATTTCCCAAATACCTCTCGACTACATGCATTTGGTAGTACTAggacaagtaaaaaaaatgttgaaaatgaTGACAGGAAACTTAAATCCGATGAAACTGGGAGCGCAACAAGTTGTCGACATGTCACGTAGGCAGCTTGCATTGAGGGCACATATCCCGTTTGAATTTGCTCGAAAACCCAGATCATTGGATGAACTTGATCGAATGAAGGCAACTGAACATCGAGAATTTGCCTTGTATACTGGAGGGGTGGTTCTTCGTAAAATTGTAAGACAGGGCGTATATGagcattttttgaaattatctgTAGCTATACGTATTTTAGCAACTCCCGGAATAGATATGGAACAAAACAGATACGCAAAGCGTTTATTAGAAGAGTATTTTActgactttttaaaattgtatggaGAAAACAATGCTACATACAATACACACGGATTATTGCATCTGACTGATGATGCTTTAAAATGGGGAACATTAGATGCATTTTCTGCgtttattttcgaaaattatctacaacaaataaagaaaattatgagaaaaaatgataaacCTCTTCAGCAACTAAGTAATagaatttctgaaataaaaaatagtgtcACCGTTGAAACCGTTGAACGCATCGAAACCTATAAATTAGGCAAACAATGTTACAATAGATGCTTGATAAATGATTGTACAGCGCCGATGTACAAAAAGattcaatttcaatattttacaattactaCAAAAGCTCCCAATAACTGCTGTATAATGAAAGATGAGAGTATTGGCCCAAAACTTCTTTCCCGACGAAGAATGTCATTCGAAGGACAGTTCCTGAGGAACATTGGACAACCCACAAGTGTAGAATCCTCGGCACGTTTG ACGATTTTGACACAGCTCGTTCGAACTTAA
- the LOC118647667 gene encoding uncharacterized protein LOC118647667 → MYNNLKLSTYKSSKNTTSNSSSGDEDKENKLRKSNALKLPAAFEDKNERVLQANVTPYEVLRKKSFIISTKSSQNQHNIVDEDGVRQGCSKDHRREEQRSKPLNPREIKSQITYIGETEFEKRVIRDLTKVKLDIQEIRDVIITMQQDILHQEDIFKRKTKDTKQGEEMENILPAFPLKTLQDWNELATLLSNNKVAREQLETMFSNRGGKNGGDLIRRILGTVFSPQLAVQFSWQGRKNNEKVEGSVVARTIFVATKHKFKIDDREIELGIINWFRRASERIPKNVDIEIVHNH, encoded by the exons ATGTACAACAATTTAAAGCTATCAACTTATAAGTCCTCAAAAAACACTACCTCAAATAGTTCGTCAGGCGACGAAGACAAGGAAAATAAGTTGCGAAAATCAAACGCTCTGAAGTTACCTGCAGCCTTCGAAGATAAAAATGAACGAGTTCTGCAGGCAAATGTTACTCCCTATGAGGTCCTGAGAAAAAAGAGTTTCATTATTTCCACTAAGTCTTCACAGAATCAGCATAACATCGTCGATGAAG ATGGTGTACGACAAGGATGCAGCAAGGATCATCGAAGAGAAGAACAACGATCCAAACCGTTGAATCCTCGCGAAATAAAATCACAGATTACATATATCGGCGAAACtg AATTCGAAAAACGAGTAATTCGTGACTTAACGAAAGTAAAATTGGATATACAAGAAATTCGTGACGTTATCATAACGATGCaacaagatattttacatcaagaagacatttttaaaagaaaaactaagGACACGAAACAAGGGGAAGAAATGGAAAACATTTTGCCAGCTTTTCCATTGAAAACTCTGCAGGATTGGAATGAGTTGGCAACATTATTGTCAAATAATAAAGTCGCACGTGAACAGCTT gAGACAATGTTTTCCAATCGAGGAGGAAAAAATGGTGGAGACTTGATCAGGCGAATACTTGGAACCGTGTTTTCTCCGCAACTTGCCGTACAGTTCTCCTGGCAAGGGcggaaaaataatgaaaaagtgGAAGGATCTGTTGTGGCACGTACCATATTtg TTGCTACgaagcataaatttaaaattgatgatCGAGAGATAGAATTGGGCATAATCAACTGGTTCCGTCGTGCCTCGGAAAGGATTCCAAAAAATGTAGATATTGAAATAGTGCATAatcattaa